From Prevotella sp. oral taxon 299 str. F0039:
CTTCTTCGAGTAAAACATTTGCCCTTCCAGTGATACCTCCTTCAGAAACATCGTTAATAATGTCCACTCCAAACTCTTCAACACACATCTTTGCTACATTACTACGATAGGTATCGACTGACAATAATGCATTGGGCAGTTCTTTCTTTAATAATAATAGACCTGCTTTCAAACGTTGCATTTCTTCCTTTTCGCTCACTTCTTCGGCTCCAGGACGTGTTGAAAATGCCCCAATATCTAATATTGTAGCACCTGCCTGCAACATTTCTGTGGCACGTTGAACAAGATTTCTGTTAGTGTCTACTCTGCTATTGGCATAGAAAGAGTCAGGAGTTAGGTTTAAAATCCCCATCACAACGGGAGTCGAAAAGTCGAAAAGTTGCCCTCTTATGTTAAGTATTTTTGTCATAAATACCTTTCTTTTGAATGTTATTGCAAAGATAATGCTTTTTACTGGAAAACTTTTTTAAGAGTGAATGAAATTAAACAATAACATTATTGACATATGTCAAGAATGCAAACGTTTGTTTATATACCTTTATTAAATTGTTAATGAATCACTATATATATAGTGTTTTATCATTACCTTTACATCAAATTATAATAAAATGAAAGCATCAAATATCACATTCAATATTCAATATAGCACTACTTATGGTGAGGAGTTGCTTTTGAATCTTATTTATTTTGATAAGGAGGGAATAGAACGGACATCTATTTATAGAATGAAAACATTGGACGGGCATAATTGGAGGGTTCATATTCAACAACTTCCATCCGATGGTATCAAAGCATTTCACTATTATTATAGCATTGAAAGAAATGCAGAGATAATAAAATCAGAATGGCAACTACAAACTCATTTCTTCGATTTTAATGCAACTTGTGATAAGAACTATGAGGTTTTTGATATTTGGACAGATGCACCTCAGGATACATATTTATATAGTTCTGCTTTTACAAACTGTATAAATCAACGAGAAATAAAAACTCTTGAACCTAATGATTATGCTATTACGCTTCGTTTAGTAGTGCATGCTCCTCAATTAAGGTCATTTGAACGTCTTGCAGTTGTAGGTGATTTAGATGTATTAGGAGCATGGAATATCAATAAAGCGTTGTTTATGACAGAACAACAGCATAACGAATGGGTTATTGATATTAACGCATCGTCGTTTGTTGGGGAGAAAATTGAGTTTAAATTTGTTGCTATAAATAAACAAAATCAGAGTTTCTCATTATGGGAAACAGAAAATAATCGCTCCCTTTCAATCCCTCTTGTCAACAAAGGCAATACACTTGTATACTCATTAAATCAAGCATTCTTTGATATTTGTGATATTCGTTTAGCTGGAACCTTGATTCCTTTGTTCTCATTGCGCACTAATAACAGCTTTGGAATTGGCGACTTTGGCGACTTAAAACGCATGATTGATTTCATGTCGTGCACCAATCAACGAGTACTTCAATTGTTGCCAATCAACGATACTACATCTTCTGGAACATGGAAAGATAGCTATCCCTATAGTTGTGTTAGTGTTTTTGCTCTTCATCCACAATATATCAATCTAAATGCATTACCTTCTTTAAGAGATAAAGAACAACATTTGCGTTTCCAAAAGCTGCAAAAAGAACTTAATAGTCTAGAGCATGTTGATTATGAGAGGGTGAATTGTGCTAAGAATGAATATCTATCACTTCTTTATAAACAAGAGGGAACCAAAATATTAGGATCAAAAGAATTCTCAGTTTTCTTTGAAAATAATCAAGAATGGCTTGTACCTTATGCCTTATATTGTTCTTTACGAGATAAGTATAAGACACCTTTATGTAGTAATTGGGGCGAATATCGAGAGTGGAACGATAGTTGGCGTACGACATTATCAAATCCTAAAAGCAAGGAGTATAAGGCGGTTGCTTACTATTACTTTGTTCAATATCTTTTATTCTCACAAATGAAAGATGCGCATGCTTATGCTCTTAGCAAGCAAGTGATATTGAAAGGAGACATTCCTATTGGTGTAGACCGACATAGTTGCGACGTTTGGGTAGAACCAAAGTATTTTAATCTCAACTCACAAGCAGGTGCACCACCTGATGCTTTCTCTACAAATGGCCAGAATTGGGGCTTCCCTACGTATAATTGGAACGAGATGTTGAAAGACAATTGTGCGTGGTGGACAAAGCGTTTTCAACACATGTCGCAGTTTTTTGATGCCTATCGCATCGATCATGTCTTAGGTTTCTTTAGAATTTGGAGTATTCCCTATGATTCAATTCATGGACTTTTAGGACAGTTTGAACCTGCTATTGCCTTATCAAAAGACGAAATAGAAGCTTATGGTTTGCATTTTCAAGAAAAGTTATTCACCACTCCTTTTATTGCAGATTGGGTAATTGAGCGTGTCTTTAAGGAGCATTCTGAAGAAGTAAAACAAACGTATTTGGAATTAGATCATGATGATATATATCGTTTAAAGCCTAATTTCGATACACAAAGAAAGATTGCTGAGGCCTTTGAAGGAAAACATTCTGAAAAAGATAATTGGTTGCGTGAAGGATTATTTGCGCTAGTAAGTAATGTTCTTTTTATCAGAGATAATCACAATCCTCATCTCTTCCATCCACGGATAACAGCCCAATTGAATCATATGTATGAGGCTTTATGGCAACACGATAAAGATTCTTTCAATCGTTTGTATGATGATTATTATTACAAACGAAACAATCACTATTGGTATTGTGAAGCAATGAAGAAATTACCAAGGTTAGTTCAAGCTACAAAGATGCTAGTTTGTGCAGAAGATTTAGGTATGATTCCTTCTTGTGTAGAGTGGGTTATGAAAGAATTACGCATCTTTAGTCTTGAGATCCAATCAATGCCAAAAGATCCTCATGTGAGATTTGGATATCTAAATCGCAATCCTTATCAGAGTGTTTCAACTATTAGTACCCACGATATGCCAACTCTTCGTTTATGGTGGGATGAAAACAATGAACAAACGCAAGATTATTATAATAATATGCTTTATCATTCGGGTTGCGCACCTCATCCACTTACAGGGCAATTAGCTCAAGAAATTATCGAAGGTCATTTGCATTCACCTTCTGCATTGTGTGTTATTAGCTTGCAAGACTGGCTTGCTATGGATGAAAAGATAAGGTTGTCTGATCCTCAAAGTGAAAGAATTAATATTCCAGCTAACCCCAATCATTATTGGAGATATCGAATGCATATCAGTATTGAAGACCTTATTGCGAATCACGAATTGGTGAATCGTATTACAGGAATGCTTCGTACAAGTGGTCGATAGAATATAATTGTTTTGTAAAAGATTAGAGACAAAAGACGAAATACGATATTATTATCTGAAACTTTTGTTACTCAAAAAAAGAAACAACAAAAGAATGACACTAATAGAAAAGCTTTATCAGCTATTTTTAGAATGCAAAGAAATTACCACCGACACACGAGATTGTCCCAAAGGTAGTATTTTCTTTGCGTTAAAGGGTGCAAACTTCAACGGAAATAGCTTTGCTCACAAGG
This genomic window contains:
- a CDS encoding 4-alpha-glucanotransferase produces the protein MKASNITFNIQYSTTYGEELLLNLIYFDKEGIERTSIYRMKTLDGHNWRVHIQQLPSDGIKAFHYYYSIERNAEIIKSEWQLQTHFFDFNATCDKNYEVFDIWTDAPQDTYLYSSAFTNCINQREIKTLEPNDYAITLRLVVHAPQLRSFERLAVVGDLDVLGAWNINKALFMTEQQHNEWVIDINASSFVGEKIEFKFVAINKQNQSFSLWETENNRSLSIPLVNKGNTLVYSLNQAFFDICDIRLAGTLIPLFSLRTNNSFGIGDFGDLKRMIDFMSCTNQRVLQLLPINDTTSSGTWKDSYPYSCVSVFALHPQYINLNALPSLRDKEQHLRFQKLQKELNSLEHVDYERVNCAKNEYLSLLYKQEGTKILGSKEFSVFFENNQEWLVPYALYCSLRDKYKTPLCSNWGEYREWNDSWRTTLSNPKSKEYKAVAYYYFVQYLLFSQMKDAHAYALSKQVILKGDIPIGVDRHSCDVWVEPKYFNLNSQAGAPPDAFSTNGQNWGFPTYNWNEMLKDNCAWWTKRFQHMSQFFDAYRIDHVLGFFRIWSIPYDSIHGLLGQFEPAIALSKDEIEAYGLHFQEKLFTTPFIADWVIERVFKEHSEEVKQTYLELDHDDIYRLKPNFDTQRKIAEAFEGKHSEKDNWLREGLFALVSNVLFIRDNHNPHLFHPRITAQLNHMYEALWQHDKDSFNRLYDDYYYKRNNHYWYCEAMKKLPRLVQATKMLVCAEDLGMIPSCVEWVMKELRIFSLEIQSMPKDPHVRFGYLNRNPYQSVSTISTHDMPTLRLWWDENNEQTQDYYNNMLYHSGCAPHPLTGQLAQEIIEGHLHSPSALCVISLQDWLAMDEKIRLSDPQSERINIPANPNHYWRYRMHISIEDLIANHELVNRITGMLRTSGR